From a single Cryptococcus neoformans var. neoformans B-3501A chromosome 3, whole genome shotgun sequence genomic region:
- a CDS encoding hypothetical protein (HMMPfam hit to Glyco_hydro_31, Glycosyl hydrolases family 31, score: -281.7, E(): 4.1e-11), which produces MPIVERELFGFQLATSPSIGDSITSFSLVSSPESIYKDFTYSISFPLPNVYRILLTGPNRTRPLQDNVVLDTSESKFKVIALDNDGCEATFDFPSPISESLDGAEKRRRQLHLSWKEHITLTTYETLLSTGQQLRLLGDLPNRSYALTEHGVMRHWWVEIDNLHLGLGEKAAPLDLSNRSFMNHGSDSAAYDAYQTDPLYKHTPYLISTPKPTSEGEELPSTYAIYHPTNAGGEWNVRRLHDDPWGYFKSYTQDYGGLEEWVLVGKGVEQVVRTFAEIVGRPRLVGRDWLGYLGESHRTKYVISDADSMKASGMGLGESDDPPAQELLSTWPELCRKYDIPCSAMHLSSGYTADKDGNRCVFTMNTKRYPDFKGMVAHFHKAGVKVVPNIKPYVLQTHPHYKDLHSSNALFYDPYSKSPVVTRIWSSGVGDNEKGSWVDMTSEEGRQWWADGVKSLIDLGVDGMWDDNNEYYLHDDSFVCATSLPHEFTSSPSGPVTIGEIGRMINTELVNYVSHTTLEKAHPTRRTYVLTRSGNVGTFKYANSTWSGDNYTSWHNLRGSQAIQFNAGMSLMQSYGSDIGGFGGPLPGEEMFVRWVQLGVTHSRFCIHSFKPDQSDISGVGATNTPWMYPAVLPIIREAIKWRYEHLPFFNSLMWESHLRATPTTTWLGFGPFASDPALYEASILEGFDAWLGTGRILVCPALFEGQLTREVYFPKACMDDKSLYFDLHAPYRTYKAGDRVMIATPMEHMGLFAREGAVVPVGKRYHTVTQKQGPARQTPDGVDVVLEDEGGVVGLDDWRGVKIFPGDEGNAYRGQWTEDDGISATPDKTVVEVEYVGGKDEVTIGFKLTEHKFKTLWGRKLAVLLPVGDERSVKGGKEDVWEGRKVWNIEF; this is translated from the exons ATGCCTATCGTTGAGCGCGAACTTTTTGGGTTCCAGCTTGCTACCAGTCCCTCCATAGGGGATTCAATCACCTCGTTCTCTCTCGTCTCCTCCCCGGAGAGCATCTATAAAGACTTCACCTACAgcatctctttccctttacCCAATGTGTACCGCATTCTCCTCACTGGACCCAATAGGACCAGACCGCTACAGGACAATGTTGTACTAGATACCTCCGAAAGCAAGTTCAAGGTGATCGCCTTGGATAATGATGGGTGCGAAGCCACTTTCGATTTCCCTAGCCCCATCTCCGAGAGCTTAGACGGAGCCGAAAAGCGACGCCGCCAACTCCATCTTTCATGGAAAGAGCACATCACTCTCACAACATACGAGACCCTTCTCTCCACGGGACAACAGCTTCGTCTTTTGGGAGACCTTCCGAACAGGTCTTATGCCCTTACCGAACATGGTGTAATGAGACACTGGTGGGTTGAAATTGACAATCTCCATTTGGGCTTGGGGGAGAAGGCAGCGCCTCTAGATCTATCAAACAGGTCTTTCATGAATCACGGCTCCGACTCTGCTGCCTATGACGCCTATCAAACCGATCCATTGTACAAGCATACACCCTACTTAATCTCCACACCGAAGCCCACGTCCGAAGGCGAAGAACTCCCTTCCACTTATGCCATTTATCATCCTACAAACGCTGGAGGGGAGTGGAATGTTCGCAGGCTTCATGATGACCCTTGGGGGTATTTCAAGTCTTACACTCAGGATTATGGAGGACTTGAAGAATGGGTCTTAGTGGGAAAGGGAGTCGAGCAGGTTGTAAGAACATTTGCTGAGATTGTTGGAAGGCCAAGACTGGTGGGCAGGGATTGGTTAGGATATCTTGGTGAGTCTCATCGAACCAAGTATGTCATCTCCGATGCTGACTCAATGAAAGCCTCCGGTATGGGTCTTGGAGAAAGTGACGATCCTCCCGCTCAGGAATTGCTTTCTACCTGGCCTGAACTATGCCGAAAATACGACATACCTTGCTCAGCTATGCAT CTATCGTCGGGCTATACGGCAGACAAAGATGGAAATCGCTGTGTTTTCACCATGAATACAAAGCGATATCCAGACTTCAAAGGGATGGTCGCTCATTTTCATAAAGCAGGGGTCAAAGTGGTTCCCAACATCAAACCAT ATGTTCTTCAGACGCATCCTCATTACAAGGATCTCCATTCATCCAACGCGCTGTTCTACGATCCTTACTCTAAATCTCCTGTGGTCACACGTATCTGGTCGTCAGGTGTGGGTGATAATGAAAAGGGCAGCTGGGTGGATATGACAAGTGAGGAGGGACGGCAATGGTGGGCTGACGGAGTGAAGAGTCTGATTGATCTAGGGGTCGATGGGATGTGGGA TGATAACAACGAGTATTATCTCCACGATGATTCCTTTGTTTGTGCGACTTCTTTGCCCCACGAATTTAcgtcctctccttctggaCCGGTGACCATCGGCGAAATAGGTCGCATGATCAATACTGAGCTTGTCAACTATGTTTCGCACACGACCCTAGAAAAAGCCCACCCAACCCGACGAACCTATGTCCTGACCCGTTCCGGGAATGTCGGCACATTCAAATATGCCAACTCGACCTGGTCAGGTGACAATTACACTTCCTGGCACAACCTTCGTGGATCTCAAGCTATTCAGTTCAATGCCGGTATGTCGCTTATGCAAAGCTATGGATCCGACATTGGTGGGTTTGGAGGACCATTACCGGGAGAGGAGATGTTTGTGAGGTGGGTGCAGTTGGGGGTGACACATTCGAGGTTTTGTATCCATAGCTTTAAGCCCGATCAAAGTGATATTAGCGGAGTGGGAGCGACAAACACCCCTTGGATG TATCCGGCTGTGTTGCCTATCATTAGGGAGGCGATTAAATGGCGATACGAgcatcttcctttctt TAACTCACTCATGTGGGAGTCTCATCTTCGCGCTACTCCCACTACCACCTGGCTCGGTTTTGGCCCATTCGCGTCTGATCCTGCACTCTACGAAGCCTCCATCTTAGAAGGCTTTGACGCTTGGCTCGGCACTGGTCGAATCCTAGTCTGCCCTGCGCTATTTGAAGGTCAACTCACTCGAGAAGTGTACTTCCCCAAAGCATGCATGGACGACAAGAGCTTGTACTTTGATCTCCATGCACCATACAGAACGTATAAAGCGGGAGACAGAGTAATGATCGCAACGCCAATGGAGCATATGGGCCTGTTTGCAAGGGAGGGTGCGGTCGTGCCAGTAGGCAAGAGATATCACACTGTCACTCAAAAGCAAGGTCCAGCAAGGCAAACTCCAGATGGGGTTGATGTTGTGCTCGAAGACGAAGGTGGTGTAGTCGGACTTGATGACTGGCGAGGCGTGAAGATCTTCCCTGGCGACGAAGGAAATGCCTACAGAGGCCAGTGGACAGAGGACGATGGCATTTCAGCGACACCGGACAAAACAGTGGTCGAAGTGGAGTATGTGGGTGGAAAGGACGAGGTGACAATTGGATTCAAGTTGACGGAGCATAAGTTCAAGACGCTGTGGGGTCGCAAATTAGCGGTCCTGTTGCCAGTTGGGGACGAAAGATCAGTGAAGggtgggaaggaagatgtaTGGGAAGGACGAAAAGTTTGGAATATTGAATTTTAG